The Claveliimonas bilis genome window below encodes:
- the rnc gene encoding ribonuclease III, whose amino-acid sequence MNHKVKELKELQEKIKYHFQDPQILRQAMIHSSYANENHLQKYECNERLEFLGDAVLELVSSEFLFHEDKKMPEGELTKTRASMVCEQALAFCARQIGLGDYLLLGKGEDATGGRKRDSITSDALEALIGAIYMDGGFANAKEFIHRVVLNDLEHKKLFYDSKTILQEIVQANFQDPVEYRLLGEEGPDHDKSFRVMVYIGEQAFGQGKGRAKKAAEQEAAYQTILMLHKKNIK is encoded by the coding sequence ATGAATCATAAAGTAAAAGAATTGAAAGAATTGCAGGAAAAAATTAAATACCATTTTCAAGATCCGCAGATCCTTCGGCAGGCAATGATACATAGCTCCTATGCCAATGAAAATCATCTTCAGAAATATGAGTGTAACGAGAGGCTGGAATTTCTGGGTGATGCGGTCCTGGAACTTGTATCAAGTGAATTTTTGTTTCATGAGGATAAGAAGATGCCGGAAGGCGAGCTGACTAAAACAAGAGCCAGCATGGTCTGTGAACAGGCTCTGGCGTTCTGCGCACGTCAGATCGGTCTGGGAGATTATCTTTTGCTGGGCAAAGGAGAGGACGCCACCGGAGGAAGGAAGAGAGATTCGATTACATCGGATGCTCTGGAGGCTCTTATAGGCGCAATTTATATGGATGGTGGTTTTGCTAATGCAAAAGAGTTTATCCATCGGGTTGTTTTAAATGATCTGGAGCATAAAAAACTCTTTTATGATAGCAAGACTATCCTGCAGGAAATCGTGCAGGCTAATTTTCAGGATCCTGTGGAATACCGATTGCTGGGAGAAGAAGGTCCGGATCATGATAAATCATTCCGGGTCATGGTGTATATAGGAGAGCAGGCATTCGGCCAGGGAAAAGGAAGGGCCAAGAAGGCGGCGGAACAGGAGGCGGCCTACCAGACGATCCTTATGCTGCATAAGAAGAATATAAAGTAG
- the rpmF gene encoding 50S ribosomal protein L32, which yields MSICPKNKSSKARRDKRRANWKMSAPNLVKCSKCGELMMPHRVCKACGSYNKKEIIAQD from the coding sequence ATGTCCATCTGTCCAAAGAATAAATCATCCAAAGCTAGAAGAGATAAAAGAAGAGCAAACTGGAAAATGAGCGCACCAAATCTGGTAAAATGCAGCAAATGCGGCGAACTGATGATGCCTCATAGAGTGTGCAAAGCATGCGGATCTTACAATAAGAAGGAGATCATTGCTCAGGATTAA
- a CDS encoding YceD family protein, translating into MLIELTKLLEQDGKTIRREAHLELEDIRIFGNPYKLQELEPIQLEITNLGKKVIRITGSAKVRTIIPCDRCLEDVPYVFELNFEREADMKLTEEERKGSDEEYNFLEEMCINTDTLIQNELLINWPIRVLCQEDCKGICSNCGANLNHGECGCDRQVLDPRMAAFSDIFSKFKEV; encoded by the coding sequence ATGCTGATAGAATTAACGAAACTCCTGGAACAGGATGGGAAGACCATTCGCCGGGAAGCGCATCTTGAACTGGAAGATATCCGAATATTCGGGAATCCGTATAAGCTTCAGGAATTGGAGCCGATACAATTGGAAATCACGAATCTGGGAAAGAAAGTAATCCGGATTACAGGAAGTGCAAAAGTGAGAACTATCATTCCATGTGACAGATGTCTGGAAGATGTCCCCTATGTGTTCGAACTCAATTTTGAGCGGGAAGCGGATATGAAGCTTACGGAAGAAGAGCGGAAGGGATCAGATGAGGAATACAATTTCCTGGAAGAAATGTGCATCAATACAGACACGCTGATACAAAACGAGCTTCTGATCAACTGGCCGATTCGAGTGCTGTGCCAAGAGGACTGTAAAGGAATCTGCAGCAATTGTGGTGCTAATCTGAATCATGGTGAATGTGGCTGTGACAGACAGGTATTAGACCCGCGAATGGCAGCCTTTAGCGATATATTCAGCAAGTTTAAGGAGGTGTAA
- the ftsY gene encoding signal recognition particle-docking protein FtsY — MAEEKGFFKRLVSGLAKTRENIVSGMDSIFHGFSHIDEDFYEELEEVLIMGDLGVQATEEILDDLRAKVKERHIKEPQECRQILIDSIKEQMDVGETAYEFEEKTSVVMVVGVNGVGKTTTIGKLAGKLRAQNKKVVLAAADTFRAAAGEQLKEWANRAQAELIGGQEGSDPAAVVYDAVQAAKARHADVLLCDTAGRLHNKKNLMEELRKMNRIVDREYPEAFRETLVVLDATTGQNALQQAREFKEVADITGIILTKMDGTAKGGIAVAIQAELGIPVKYIGVGETIEDLQKFDADTFVDALFASPNDNE; from the coding sequence ATGGCAGAGGAAAAGGGATTTTTTAAACGGCTGGTATCCGGGCTTGCCAAGACAAGAGAAAATATCGTATCCGGGATGGACAGTATATTTCATGGCTTTTCCCATATTGATGAGGATTTCTATGAAGAATTAGAGGAAGTTCTGATTATGGGTGATCTGGGCGTACAGGCCACAGAAGAAATTCTGGATGATCTGCGAGCCAAAGTTAAAGAGCGCCACATTAAAGAACCGCAGGAATGCCGACAGATTTTAATTGACAGTATTAAGGAACAGATGGATGTAGGAGAGACTGCCTATGAGTTTGAGGAAAAGACTTCCGTAGTTATGGTGGTAGGAGTTAATGGAGTGGGAAAGACCACTACCATAGGAAAACTGGCAGGAAAGCTCCGGGCACAGAATAAGAAAGTTGTGCTGGCTGCCGCCGATACTTTTCGTGCAGCGGCTGGAGAACAGCTGAAAGAATGGGCAAACCGTGCCCAGGCAGAGCTGATCGGAGGCCAGGAAGGATCTGATCCGGCGGCAGTTGTCTATGACGCTGTTCAGGCAGCGAAGGCAAGACATGCGGATGTGCTTCTTTGCGATACGGCAGGACGGCTTCACAACAAGAAAAATCTGATGGAAGAGCTGCGCAAGATGAACCGCATTGTAGATCGGGAATATCCGGAAGCATTTCGTGAGACTTTGGTGGTTCTGGACGCCACGACCGGACAGAATGCACTTCAGCAGGCCAGAGAGTTCAAAGAAGTAGCTGATATTACCGGAATTATTCTCACAAAAATGGACGGCACTGCCAAAGGCGGCATTGCAGTGGCTATTCAGGCGGAGCTTGGTATCCCTGTAAAATATATCGGAGTGGGAGAAACGATTGAGGATCTTCAGAAATTTGACGCTGATACTTTTGTAGACGCGCTTTTTGCATCACCAAATGACAATGAATAA
- the pfkB gene encoding 1-phosphofructokinase: MIYTVTFNPSLDYVVGLDKFIPGTVNRAASEHIYPGGKGINVSVMLSHLGYESRILGFSAGFTGRSLQDMLKYHGCPPDFIEVKEGQTRINVKLNAGEETEINGQGPTITGQDMEKLYQKLDILQRGDWLVLAGSIPGSVPRDVYERIIERLYKKGVHCIVDAEKELLMDVLKYKPFLIKPNHHELEEMFGKELKTQEEIIRHARLLQEMGAVNVLVSMDAEGAVLATGSGEIYQRNAPKGRVVNSVGAGDSMVAGFLAGYLQTGDYEKALELGVAAGSATAFTSWLAKKEEIYALPAKEMTPA, from the coding sequence ATGATTTATACGGTGACATTTAATCCTTCCCTGGATTATGTGGTCGGATTGGACAAATTTATCCCGGGGACGGTGAACCGGGCAGCCAGCGAGCATATTTATCCGGGAGGAAAAGGAATCAATGTTTCGGTTATGCTTTCCCACTTGGGATACGAGAGCCGGATCCTGGGATTTTCAGCGGGATTTACCGGGAGAAGCCTGCAGGATATGCTGAAGTATCACGGCTGTCCTCCGGACTTCATAGAGGTGAAAGAGGGACAGACAAGAATCAATGTAAAGCTGAATGCCGGGGAAGAGACAGAGATTAACGGACAGGGTCCGACGATCACAGGTCAGGATATGGAAAAGCTCTACCAAAAACTGGATATTCTTCAGAGGGGAGACTGGCTGGTCCTTGCCGGCAGCATTCCAGGATCAGTGCCCCGTGATGTGTATGAGAGGATCATAGAAAGACTGTACAAAAAGGGTGTCCATTGTATTGTGGATGCAGAAAAAGAGCTTTTGATGGATGTTCTGAAATATAAGCCATTTCTTATAAAGCCAAATCATCACGAACTGGAAGAAATGTTTGGAAAAGAACTGAAAACACAGGAAGAAATTATTAGACATGCCAGATTGCTCCAGGAAATGGGGGCGGTCAATGTACTGGTTTCTATGGATGCAGAGGGGGCAGTTCTGGCGACAGGATCAGGAGAGATTTATCAGAGGAACGCCCCGAAGGGAAGAGTGGTAAACTCTGTTGGCGCCGGAGATTCCATGGTTGCCGGATTTCTGGCAGGGTATCTGCAGACAGGAGATTATGAAAAAGCGCTTGAACTGGGCGTTGCTGCCGGAAGCGCGACCGCTTTTACAAGCTGGCTGGCAAAAAAAGAAGAAATTTACGCCCTTCCTGCAAAAGAAATGACGCCGGCCTGA
- a CDS encoding FKBP-type peptidyl-prolyl cis-trans isomerase, whose product MKKENRKMAQERRARERARKAHRARVKNILKIAVPILAIVILAAVIIWDALRSENDDSSSDTQQSENQQTEEQSETYQTDTSLTVEDGDTVNIDYVGTVDGVEFEGGSTDGNGTDLVIGSGDYIDDFEDQLIGSHPGDTVEVQVTFPDDYGNEELNGKDAVFTVTVNGIYE is encoded by the coding sequence ATGAAAAAAGAAAACCGGAAAATGGCTCAGGAACGAAGAGCCCGCGAACGTGCAAGAAAAGCCCACAGGGCACGTGTAAAAAATATTCTCAAAATCGCTGTCCCCATACTGGCCATTGTGATTTTGGCCGCTGTCATCATATGGGATGCGCTCCGGTCAGAAAATGATGATTCTTCTTCAGATACCCAGCAGTCAGAAAACCAGCAGACCGAAGAGCAGTCTGAAACTTACCAGACGGATACTTCTTTGACTGTTGAAGATGGGGACACTGTCAATATTGACTACGTCGGCACTGTGGACGGCGTTGAATTTGAAGGGGGAAGCACAGACGGAAACGGAACAGATCTGGTGATCGGTTCCGGCGACTATATTGACGATTTTGAAGATCAGCTGATCGGCTCCCATCCCGGGGATACGGTAGAAGTACAGGTAACCTTCCCGGATGATTACGGCAATGAGGAGCTAAATGGAAAAGACGCCGTTTTTACTGTTACAGTAAACGGAATCTATGAATAA
- the ilvA gene encoding threonine ammonia-lyase → MEKLTLENFEQASELVKKVTLPTELVYSEYLSRQTGGRIYLKPENMQYTGAYKVRGAYYKISTMSEEERERGLITASAGNHAQGVAFAAQKFGCRATIVMPTVTPLIKVNRTKSYGAEVVLHGDVYDDACAYALKLAEEEGLTFVHPFDDLEVATGQGTIAMEIIQELPTVDYILVPVGGGGLITGVSTLAKMLNPKIKVIGVEPAAAASLKAALEAGEPVTLPSANTIADGTAVKRVGEKVFPYIQENVDDIITVEDDELIGAFLDMVENHKMIVENSGLLTVAALKKMDLKNKKAVSVLSGGNMDVITMSSIVQHGLIQRDRIFSISVLLPDKPGELVNVATAVANAQGNVIKLEHNQFVSTNRNAAVELRITLEAFGTEHKREIIKALEDVGYSPKEIGAKLY, encoded by the coding sequence ATGGAAAAACTGACACTGGAAAATTTTGAGCAGGCAAGCGAACTGGTAAAAAAGGTAACTCTTCCTACAGAGCTGGTGTACAGCGAGTATTTAAGCCGGCAGACAGGCGGCAGGATTTACCTGAAGCCGGAAAATATGCAGTATACCGGGGCTTATAAAGTGAGAGGTGCTTATTATAAGATCAGTACAATGTCGGAAGAGGAAAGAGAGAGGGGCCTGATTACAGCTTCTGCCGGAAATCACGCACAGGGTGTTGCTTTTGCAGCACAGAAATTCGGCTGCAGGGCAACCATTGTAATGCCGACAGTAACGCCGCTTATCAAGGTAAACCGGACCAAGAGTTATGGCGCAGAGGTGGTACTCCATGGGGATGTCTATGATGATGCCTGCGCATATGCACTGAAGTTGGCAGAGGAAGAAGGACTGACATTCGTTCATCCGTTCGATGATCTTGAAGTAGCAACAGGACAGGGGACGATTGCTATGGAGATCATCCAGGAACTTCCTACAGTAGATTATATTCTGGTACCTGTAGGCGGGGGCGGACTCATCACTGGTGTATCTACTCTTGCAAAAATGCTGAATCCCAAGATCAAAGTGATCGGCGTTGAGCCTGCAGCTGCAGCAAGCCTGAAGGCGGCGCTGGAAGCAGGTGAGCCGGTAACGCTGCCAAGCGCTAATACTATTGCAGATGGCACGGCTGTTAAGCGTGTGGGAGAAAAAGTATTTCCATATATACAGGAAAATGTAGATGACATCATTACAGTAGAGGACGATGAGCTGATCGGCGCATTTCTCGATATGGTGGAAAATCATAAGATGATCGTGGAAAATTCCGGCCTGCTCACAGTTGCAGCCTTAAAGAAAATGGATCTTAAGAACAAAAAGGCGGTGTCTGTTTTGAGCGGCGGTAACATGGATGTGATTACTATGTCCTCTATCGTCCAGCATGGACTTATCCAGAGAGACAGAATTTTCTCTATCTCTGTTCTGCTTCCGGATAAGCCGGGAGAACTGGTGAATGTGGCGACAGCCGTTGCAAATGCCCAGGGAAATGTTATTAAATTGGAGCATAATCAGTTTGTCAGCACAAACCGTAATGCCGCAGTAGAACTTCGTATCACATTAGAGGCTTTTGGTACAGAACATAAGCGTGAGATTATCAAAGCGCTGGAAGATGTAGGATACAGTCCGAAGGAGATTGGAGCAAAATTATATTAA
- the smc gene encoding chromosome segregation protein SMC, with protein sequence MYLKSIEVQGFKSFANKIVFDFHNGITGIVGPNGSGKSNVADAVRWVLGEQRVKQLRGGNMQDVIFSGTENRKPLSYASVAITLDNSDHQLAVDFEEVTVTRKLYRSGESEYLLNGSTCRLKDINELFYDTGIGKEGYSIIGQGQIDKILSGKPEERRELFDEAAGIVKFKRRKNMSVKKLEDERANLLRVNDILAELEKQIGPLKRQSETAREYLNKKEELKTFDINMFLLETERLKEQIQQIQQNLDTAKEELKVAGTSYDDMKEEYEAIEKQVDEIDAAIEKSKGQLNETNLLKQQLENQIELLKEQINSAKMSDEHYGQRFHAIQIEIGERTRQLEEFQREKDAISGELKEKRKSEEEAGQALIHVQSRIAALTDEIEKNKNDIIEILNNRASTRAKIQRYDTMMEQIQVQKSQMHKRLISSESEAALQIQNKKEHEEKLKEISDHIRTLEEESRGHEQRIEILQKELAGQTEKLRIGQTAYHREESRLESLKNITERYDGYGNSIRKVMEHKEQEQGLLGVVADIIKVEKAYEVAVETALGGSIQNIVTDSEETAKKMIAFLKKNRFGRATFLPLTSVSSGQRFSRPEALKEPGVIGLASSLVQVEEKYRGIADHLLGRTIVVDTIDHGIAIARKYHQSLRLVTTEGELLSPGGSMTGGAFRNSSNLLSRRREIEEFEKTVKQLKKEMEEMEQYCEALRKERAVCYAAVDEIQQKLQKAYVIENTEKMNLDQAENRIRILRETSESVRRETDELDQQITDISNNQESITVELDTSTSLEEELTRKTEKAQEQLEAVKEEETRCQKISEEVHLAYASLEQKNTFILENIERIQEEIAKFEEEKSGLGESKEDTSREIREKEEQIADIRKTIEDSKELFEEIEEQIRADVLQRDELNRQHKTFLSKREELSRHMSDLDKEIFRLESRKEDYEQSSERQINYMWEEYEITYNHALELRDKNLTDLAFMKKRIQTLKNEIRALGSVNVNAIEDYKNVSERYEFLKGQHDDLTTAEATLEKIIAELDEAMRRQFTEQFGRIAAEFDKVFKELFGGGKGTLELMEDEDILEAGIKIIAQPPGKKLQNMMQLSGGEKALTAISLLFAIQNLKPSPFCLLDEIEAALDDSNVTRFAKYLHKLTKNTQFIVITHRRGTMTAADRLYGITMQEKGVSTMVSVSLLENELAEMEKQHKAG encoded by the coding sequence ATGTATTTAAAGAGCATTGAAGTGCAGGGATTTAAGTCCTTTGCCAATAAGATTGTATTCGATTTTCATAATGGGATTACAGGTATTGTAGGGCCAAACGGCAGCGGAAAGAGCAATGTGGCTGACGCAGTGCGCTGGGTGCTTGGCGAGCAGCGCGTAAAGCAGCTGCGTGGCGGAAACATGCAGGATGTGATCTTTTCCGGGACAGAGAACCGTAAACCGCTAAGCTATGCTTCAGTTGCCATCACTTTAGATAATTCAGATCATCAGCTTGCTGTTGATTTTGAGGAAGTGACGGTTACAAGAAAACTGTATCGTTCCGGAGAAAGCGAATATCTTCTGAACGGATCGACATGCCGGCTGAAAGATATCAATGAGCTTTTTTATGATACCGGGATTGGAAAAGAAGGCTATTCCATTATCGGACAGGGACAGATTGACAAGATCTTAAGCGGAAAACCGGAGGAGCGAAGAGAACTTTTTGATGAAGCGGCCGGGATTGTCAAATTTAAAAGGCGGAAAAATATGTCGGTCAAAAAGCTGGAGGATGAAAGGGCAAACCTTCTCCGGGTGAATGATATTCTTGCGGAATTGGAAAAGCAGATCGGACCTTTGAAGCGTCAGTCGGAAACAGCCAGGGAATATCTGAATAAAAAGGAAGAGCTGAAAACATTTGATATCAACATGTTTCTGCTGGAGACAGAACGACTGAAAGAGCAGATTCAGCAGATCCAGCAAAATTTAGACACTGCAAAAGAAGAGCTTAAGGTGGCCGGAACTTCGTACGATGATATGAAAGAGGAATACGAGGCGATTGAAAAGCAGGTAGATGAGATTGATGCGGCGATTGAAAAATCAAAAGGCCAGCTGAATGAAACAAATCTTCTGAAACAGCAGCTGGAAAACCAGATCGAGCTTCTGAAAGAACAGATCAACAGTGCAAAAATGTCAGATGAACATTACGGCCAGCGTTTTCATGCTATTCAGATTGAAATAGGGGAAAGAACCCGCCAGCTGGAAGAGTTTCAGCGGGAAAAGGACGCAATTTCCGGAGAGCTGAAGGAAAAAAGAAAATCAGAGGAAGAGGCAGGGCAAGCACTGATACATGTACAGAGCAGGATTGCCGCTCTTACCGATGAAATTGAAAAGAATAAAAACGATATTATAGAGATTCTGAATAACCGCGCTTCAACCCGGGCGAAAATACAGCGCTATGATACGATGATGGAACAGATCCAGGTGCAGAAATCCCAGATGCACAAGCGGCTCATCTCATCAGAAAGCGAAGCGGCGCTCCAGATACAGAATAAGAAGGAGCATGAAGAGAAGTTAAAAGAAATCTCCGACCATATCAGGACTCTTGAGGAAGAGAGCAGGGGACATGAGCAGCGGATTGAAATACTGCAAAAAGAGCTTGCCGGGCAGACAGAGAAACTCCGGATCGGGCAGACCGCCTATCACCGTGAGGAGTCACGCCTGGAATCTCTGAAAAATATTACCGAGCGGTATGATGGGTATGGAAACAGCATCCGCAAGGTTATGGAGCATAAGGAACAGGAACAGGGACTTCTTGGGGTGGTAGCGGATATTATTAAAGTAGAAAAGGCATATGAAGTGGCGGTTGAGACTGCACTTGGAGGCAGTATTCAGAATATTGTCACTGACAGTGAGGAAACTGCCAAGAAAATGATTGCCTTTTTAAAGAAAAACCGGTTTGGACGGGCAACATTCCTCCCTCTGACCAGCGTCAGTTCAGGACAGAGATTTTCACGGCCTGAGGCATTGAAAGAACCGGGAGTGATCGGACTTGCCAGCAGCCTTGTACAGGTGGAAGAAAAGTACCGGGGAATTGCAGACCATCTGCTTGGAAGGACTATCGTGGTGGATACTATTGATCATGGGATCGCCATTGCAAGAAAATATCATCAGAGTCTTAGGCTTGTTACGACAGAAGGGGAACTTTTAAGTCCGGGAGGGTCCATGACAGGAGGGGCGTTCCGGAATTCCAGCAATCTTTTGAGCAGGCGCCGGGAGATTGAAGAATTTGAAAAAACCGTGAAGCAGCTGAAAAAGGAAATGGAGGAAATGGAACAGTACTGCGAGGCACTGCGAAAAGAAAGAGCAGTCTGTTATGCAGCTGTAGATGAAATCCAGCAGAAGCTTCAGAAGGCTTATGTGATTGAAAATACAGAAAAGATGAATCTGGATCAGGCAGAAAACCGAATCCGGATACTTAGAGAGACTTCGGAGAGCGTCCGGCGGGAAACAGACGAACTGGATCAGCAGATTACAGATATCAGCAATAATCAGGAGTCTATTACGGTAGAACTGGATACGTCTACCAGTCTGGAAGAGGAGCTTACAAGAAAAACGGAAAAAGCACAGGAACAGCTTGAAGCAGTAAAGGAAGAAGAGACAAGGTGCCAGAAAATCTCGGAGGAAGTACATCTGGCATATGCCTCTCTGGAACAGAAAAATACATTTATACTGGAAAATATTGAACGTATTCAGGAGGAAATTGCAAAGTTCGAAGAAGAGAAAAGCGGACTTGGCGAGAGTAAGGAAGATACGTCCAGAGAAATTCGGGAAAAGGAAGAGCAGATTGCAGATATCCGTAAAACAATAGAAGATTCCAAAGAACTTTTTGAAGAAATTGAAGAACAGATACGAGCGGATGTCCTCCAAAGGGATGAGCTGAACAGACAGCATAAGACCTTTCTTAGCAAAAGGGAAGAACTTTCCAGACATATGTCAGACCTGGATAAAGAAATTTTCCGTCTGGAAAGCCGAAAGGAAGATTATGAACAGTCTTCAGAGAGACAGATCAATTATATGTGGGAAGAATATGAAATCACCTACAATCATGCACTGGAACTTAGAGATAAGAATCTGACAGATCTTGCCTTTATGAAAAAGAGGATACAGACGCTGAAAAATGAGATCCGTGCACTTGGTTCTGTTAATGTCAACGCGATCGAGGATTACAAAAATGTATCAGAGCGGTACGAATTTCTCAAAGGCCAGCACGATGATCTGACGACAGCAGAAGCAACCTTAGAAAAGATCATTGCAGAGCTGGATGAGGCAATGCGCAGACAGTTTACCGAACAGTTCGGCAGGATTGCCGCAGAGTTTGATAAAGTATTTAAAGAGCTGTTTGGCGGAGGGAAAGGTACGCTGGAATTGATGGAAGATGAAGATATTCTGGAGGCGGGAATTAAGATCATTGCACAACCGCCGGGCAAGAAGCTGCAAAATATGATGCAGTTATCGGGAGGGGAAAAGGCTCTGACGGCAATTTCGCTTCTGTTTGCAATACAGAATCTGAAACCGTCACCCTTCTGCCTGTTGGATGAAATTGAAGCAGCGCTGGATGATTCTAACGTGACCCGATTTGCAAAATATCTTCATAAGCTGACAAAGAATACACAGTTTATTGTGATTACCCACCGCCGTGGAACAATGACAGCAGCGGACCGTCTGTATGGAATCACCATGCAGGAAAAGGGCGTCTCTACTATGGTTTCAGTCAGTCTTCTTGAAAATGAGCTGGCAGAGATGGAGAAACAGCATAAGGCGGGATAA
- the plsX gene encoding phosphate acyltransferase PlsX encodes MAELTKIALDAMGGDNAPEEMVKGAVDAVGREKSIKVFLVGQEDVIKKELEKYTYSSQQIEIVHASEVIETAEPPVNAIRKKKDSSIVVGMKMVKNGEADAFVSAGSSGAVLVGGQTIVGRIKGVERPPLAPLIPTEKGVSLLIDCGANVDARPSHLVQFAKMGSIYMEHVMGVRNPKVAIVNIGAEEEKGNALVKETFPLLKEADGINFTGSIEAREIPHGQADVIVCEAFAGNIILKLFEGVGAVLISKVKEGMMTSLRSKIGALLVKPALKETLKGFDTSEYGGAPLLGLKGLVVKTHGSSTAKEVSNSIIQCLTFKEQRINEKIQECIQADQGSDE; translated from the coding sequence ATGGCAGAATTGACAAAAATAGCACTGGATGCCATGGGAGGGGATAATGCCCCGGAAGAAATGGTAAAAGGTGCAGTTGATGCAGTTGGAAGAGAAAAATCTATCAAAGTATTTCTGGTAGGACAGGAAGATGTCATAAAGAAAGAGCTGGAAAAATATACTTACAGTTCTCAGCAGATAGAAATTGTCCATGCTTCAGAAGTGATAGAGACTGCGGAACCGCCGGTGAACGCGATCCGCAAAAAGAAAGATTCCTCAATCGTAGTGGGAATGAAGATGGTAAAAAACGGAGAGGCAGACGCCTTTGTTTCTGCAGGAAGCTCCGGTGCTGTGCTTGTAGGAGGACAGACCATTGTCGGCAGGATCAAAGGAGTGGAAAGACCTCCGCTGGCGCCGTTGATCCCTACAGAGAAAGGGGTGTCTCTTCTGATTGACTGTGGAGCCAATGTAGATGCAAGACCCTCACATCTGGTACAGTTTGCCAAGATGGGTTCTATTTATATGGAACACGTTATGGGAGTAAGAAATCCCAAAGTGGCAATTGTGAACATTGGAGCTGAGGAAGAGAAGGGAAATGCACTTGTCAAAGAAACATTTCCGCTTCTGAAAGAGGCAGATGGGATTAACTTTACCGGAAGTATTGAGGCAAGGGAAATTCCTCATGGACAGGCAGATGTCATTGTATGTGAAGCATTTGCAGGGAATATTATTCTGAAGCTTTTTGAAGGAGTAGGCGCAGTGCTCATCAGCAAGGTAAAAGAGGGGATGATGACAAGTCTGAGAAGCAAGATCGGCGCGCTGCTTGTAAAACCGGCTCTGAAAGAGACGTTGAAAGGATTTGATACAAGCGAATATGGCGGGGCGCCACTGCTTGGGCTGAAAGGTCTTGTGGTGAAGACACATGGAAGTTCTACGGCAAAAGAGGTTTCCAATTCGATCATTCAATGCCTTACCTTCAAGGAACAGCGAATCAACGAAAAGATTCAGGAGTGTATTCAGGCGGATCAGGGGTCCGATGAATAG
- the acpP gene encoding acyl carrier protein, whose protein sequence is MEFEKLQEIVSDVLNVNKDEITMESTFVDDLGADSLDIFQIIMGIEEAFDIEIDNDDAEKIVTVGDAVEQIKNATN, encoded by the coding sequence ATGGAATTTGAAAAATTACAGGAAATCGTTTCAGATGTTCTGAACGTAAACAAAGATGAAATTACAATGGAGTCTACCTTTGTAGATGATCTGGGAGCGGATTCCCTGGATATTTTCCAGATTATTATGGGAATTGAAGAAGCATTTGATATCGAGATCGACAACGATGATGCAGAGAAGATCGTAACTGTAGGGGATGCAGTAGAGCAGATTAAAAACGCAACTAACTAG